ACTGTCTCAGAAGCCAGCGTCAATTCTTTCAAGCAATCAGTTCAGGAGATCGGGGGTAAAATTGTTGATGAATTCACTTTGATTAAGGGTTTCACCGTTGAGTTACCAGGTACAGTCCAGATCCAATCtttggaagaaaaaaacagcGAAACTATCCAAACGGTAGAGGTCAATGGCGAAGTCTCAATTAATTAGTAGCATTTATATCTCTCTATAGCctcatatatattatatgtCTTACATAAAGTAATGATTACAGATCTGTACTCCGAAAAGGGGGAAATTTTCACGTGGGATATCCAAAggatatttatataaacggttcattttctaaaagTAGATCAAGAATTGTCGTTTTAAATAAACTTAGACTCCTTTTTTTCACCTTGATTAgtggattttttttttattcccAACCATTCTGAATTTAAACTCCGAGGGGTTGTGcatctttatatttctaCTTCTTTCTAACCATCTTCAACGTACGGTATAAACGATATGTTCAAACGTTGTGTATCCATCTTCCACcttatttctaataatattttttaacttataaattttaactAGTAACATTTCTTTATTGCACTATGTTCCATTATGGttatctaatttaaatCTATATCACGTGGGAACTTCACCAATCACCATCGAGGAAAAAGACACCCCTAAATCAAAAGGAATGCGGAAGGGATAACGCACCAGAAATTAACCAGACAGGGACAGAACACGTATGAAAGAGAAATCCAAGTGGCGAATTTCAGCTTGAAGCTACTATATAAAGGAGCGGAGTGTtttctatttatattagATTAGAGATCCCCTATTTACGGAGATCTGCAAGATAGGGCTGTTGTTAATATATTTACctacatttttattaatagcGTTAGTATAATGTCGTATCAGAGTATTAGCTACGATCCCTCGTTCAAACCCGTTCAAAGGATTTACGAGGATCGTCTAAGACAGTTTATCCAAGATGGAGGTGAttataaagatttaaatttaccTAAATTTTACGatttcaaaagaattagatTAGACCAGAATCACGTCAAAGTCCAATGGTATCAAGTACCTTTTGAACAAGGTTCATCCCCAGTGTCACCCGATAAGAGGCCTGCATggaaagaaattattgagAAGGATTCACGTGGCGAATTGAATTTCCAAGATGCTTCTATCAATCAACCATTTGGCCCAAGTTGGTCTACCACTTggtttaaaattgaattgcAGATTCCTCAAGATTGGCTGGAATCTGGTGAACAATTGATTTTTGATTGGGATTGTTCCAATGAAGGGGTGGTCATTGATCCAAAGACTTTGCTACCAAAGACTGCCTTTTCTGGTTCAGAAAGAACCGAATATAGATTACCTATGGACCAAAAAGATGGGAAGTATTTTTTCTACATAGAAGCAGGTAATAATGGTATGTTCGGTTGTGGTGAAGGTTCCACCATTAATCCTCCAAATGATAATAGATATTTTGGTTTAAGAATGGCAGATATCGTATGGCCTGATTGGGAGGCAAGAGCTTTATATTATGATTTCTGGATGTTGGGAGATGCAGCTAGAGAATTACCTGGTGACTCTTGGCAGAAAAACAAAGCAAGACAATTGGCTAATAATGTTATGAACATATTCGATTATAATGATCGTTCTTCAGTAAAAAAATGTCGGGATTACTTAAAGGCCAACTTTTACGATGAATTCTTAAACGATTCCAAAGTTTACCAAAAGGGTAATCTGGATCTATTGACAAATGTATATGCAATGGGTAATTGCCATATTGACACTGCTTGGTTATGGCCTTTTGCTGaaacaagaagaaaaatcGTCAGATCTTGGTCTTCTCAAACTACATTGATGGATGAATATCCAGAATATCAATTTGTCGCATCACAAGCTCAACAATTTAAGTGGTTATTGCAAGATCATCCTGAATTCTTTAATGATGTATTGATTCCAAAAGTTCAACAATCCAAGTTTTTCCCCATTGGTGGTTCTTGGGTGGAAAATGATACTAATATGCCCTCTGGTGAATCCCTAGCAAGgcaatttttctttggcCAAAGATTTTTCTTGAAACATTTTGGCTTTAAATCAAATGTATTTTGGTTACCGGATACTTTTGGTTACTCCTCTCAAGTTCCTCAAATTTGTCAATTATCTGGTATCAATAGATTTTTAACtcaaaaattatcttgGAATAACATTAATGATTTCCCTCACTCAACTTTTAACTGGGCAGGTATTGATGGTTCTCAATTATTAACCCATATGCCACCGGGTAATACTTACACTGCAGATTCTCATTTTGGTGACGTTTTAAGAACTTCAAGACAAAATAAGACAAATGAAATGTATGGCTCAGGCTTAATGCTATATGGTAAAGGTGATGGTGGTGGTGGTCCAACTAGAGAAATGTTAGAGAAAATGAGACGTATTAGATCTATGTCAAACAAAAATGGCAATATAGTGCCAAAATTACAAGTAGGGACTACGATTGATCAATTTTATGATGATATCTTAAAGAACACTAATAATGGTAAGACCTTACCTACTTGGAATGgtgaattatattttgaattccATAGAGGTACTTATACAACTCAAGCCAATACAAAACGTATGATGAGATTATCTGAAATCAAATTACATGATCTAGAATGGATTGCTACAAAGACTTCAATCTTATATCCAGATAATTATCAATACCCAGctaaagatattaatgaattatggGAACATGTTTTGTTATGTCAATTCCATGACGTTTTGCCAGGTTCCTGTATTGAAATCGTTTATAAATACGAATCTATTCCATTACTGGAATATGTGGTAAGGAAGGCCAATGATTTGATTGATGCTGCATGTGAATTCTTAAAATCAAAGACACCTGCAAGTAATTTGCAATTGGGTACATTACCATGGTCAAAGCATGATCTAATAGTTTTACCAAATGAGCAAAAAACTAATCTTTCTATTAAAGACagaaatgatgaaattattatgaataattccaaattaaACGTCATTATTGATAAGAAAACTGGTGTTATTACTAGTATCACAGACGTAAAGACAGGTGTGGAATACTTGGATTTGAAGAATGGTAGAAATACCTTAGGTGCCAATCAATTCGTCATGTTTGATGATAAGCCATTATCATGGCAAGCTTGGGATACTGAATTATATTCAGTAAACCAATACAAATACTTGAATGAAGTTGAAAATGTTTCAATTCTTGACAATtctgaaaataaagtatCTGTTCAAGTGTCTCTTCCACTTGGAAATGATTGTAAGATTATTTCtacaatttcattaaattctGTCACAGAAAAGAATTCAGATGAAAGTTtgatttcaattaatacTAAAGTTTATAATTGGAACAAGAGAAATGAATTCTTGAAGGTTGAATTCCCtgttaatattagaaatgaaTATGCTTCTTATGAAACTCAATTCGGTATTACAAAAAGACCAACCCATTATAACACTTCATGGGACGTTGCAAAATTTGAAGTTTGTCATCATAAATTCGCTGATTACTCAGAATACAGTAAAGGTGTTTCTATCTTGAATGATTCCAAATTTGGGTTTTCTACTCATGGTAATTTGATGagattatctttattacGTTCTTCAAAGGCTCCAGATGCTAATGCTGACATGGGGTGTCATGAGATTAATTATGCCATATACCCACATAGAGACCAATTATCCGCTTCTACTGTTAAATTGGCCTTTGATTTTAACTACAGATTTAAATATCCAATTGCAGAATCTAATGTCGAAAAGTTTAATGAATTAGTCAAATTAGAAGGTGATAGAAATGTCATTTTATCCAACATTAAGAGAGGTGAAGATGacaaatcaattaattcagATTATACTTTAAAACCATCAGAAGGTAAATCAGTAGTTGTTAGACTTTATGAGTCGTTAGGTGGTGAATCATTCACTACTTTATTAACAACTTtaccaattaaaaaagttgaaaaaattgataacTTGGAAATGTATCAATTAGAACAACTGAACTTCCGATTGGCTGATAACCAAAAGAAATCTTATGAAATTCCTTTGAAATTAAGACCTTTCGAGATAGCTTCTGTTAAACTATACTTCTAATTATcgattttttctttttactCAAGTGAATGAATGGCTCATTCACTTATCAACCTCTATGACCTCATGTTAAATACTCATTGacatcttttttttaatattttatattcatagtatttaaaaaaatatctgtTTATGTACTGTTTATGAAATctgtttaaaaaaatttattataccAATATTGCATATAGCgcatttctattttttaagGTTATTTGGACTaagaaattgattaatagcggaatttctaaaaaagtCTAAAAAAAACCCAGTCATTAAAAGATCTGAAagtttgaaatattttgaaagatGCTTATGATTGTAGAGGAATCGTCAATAAATAAGCCATACTATACTCCTAAAGCTTAAATCTATCGAATCATCATGTCGAATGAGTTCCGTGCAACCTTACATCTAAAATTCATGGGTAGACATTTAATGATGCTCCCTCCAACATATCAAAGTCATGATCCAAATAAAATGgcaataatatattattcattatgTGGAATAGCTGCAACTGACAAAACCCAAATTGAAACTAAGTATAGCAAGAGTAGGGAATTTATTTTAGCACATCATAAAACCattgaattgaaagatgatcaaaaaatttgtaCGATTTCTGGTTTTATTGGCACTCTAACTTTAGATTTCCAGGATAATAAAGTAATaacaattaatttatcaaataccCTTTTCGCTTTATTAAGTTTAAGAATTCTTGGTGAAACTTCCTTTTTCGAGAATTCAAAACATAAAAGACATATTGGAAATTTAGTAAAAAATTGCCAATTGCCAGATGGTTCATTTGTTTCAAGCCTAGACATAGACAATGGTTTTAAACCATCACCTGTTGattcaaaagatttaagATATACGTATATGGCcatttctattttataCCTCATGGGATCTAGGAGCAAACaagattttaatgaattcaTCGATGTCGATTTAGctgttaaaaatattttgaatcatCAAACACTGTTAGGTGCTTTTGGAGAATATAATGAGCCACATGCTGGCTATACTTCATGTGCTCTATCTGCTTTGTACTTGTTAAACCGTTCCTTGAATGTCCTTTCtgaatcatttaaatcaaaaactATATCTTGGCTAGTATTTAGACAATTATCAAATGAAGGATGCAGTAAATTCCAAATAGATTCAAACCCTTCCTTTGATGAAGCGGATAATGGTGGGTTTCAAGGTAGGCCCAACAAGTTTGCTGATACATGCTATGCCTTTTGGTGTatgaattctttaaaattgcTCACAGATgattggaaaaatttaatagacACATCTGCAGttctaaattatcttttaaaaacgACGCAAAACACTCTAATTGGTGGATTTAgtaaaaatgatgatgacgacCCAGATATTTACCATACTTGTCTTGGTATTGCTGCATTAAAATTGTTGGATGGCTCTTTTGATGGTTCTTTATGTATTCCAAAATATGTAAGTGATACCATGgtattataaatttctatgaatttattagaCCGCCCATTTgatataatgaattaaaatagaaaaaaaattttcagtTATTTTATCGATGctgtatttatatatagatCAGTGAttctaattaaaaaaaaatcaaatatatatactatGAAATGAATGTTTTACTGGATGACCAATATTATGCAAATGCGCTAACACCAAGTAAAATGATTTGAATGAATAGCTGTAACGACCAAAATCCTActcttctaattctttgaCTCTTTTTTCTACTATCTGAAACGTATTCAGCAAATGCATTATATACTTCTTCACTAATATCATTTAGAAGTAATGAATCATAAACTGTCCAAGAGCCTTCAAAATCAGAAACGttcttaataattctacatCTAATAGGAATATATGTTCGTCTTGAATTAATGTAACCAACAATAGGTCTTATTAAAGCGTTATTGATATAACCTAATTGACTAGTAAATAAGGGTACTTCTGCTTTTACATTATGAAGCTTTACTGACAAATCTATTATCATATATTCAGAAGGTTCAATTtgagaaaatatttctttatttgcACTTGAATTTTCTGGTAAGAAAATAGTTGATCCTAGGACTTCAGAATAGTTTTTAgcttcttttaatattccaTCACCAATTACATGGATAATATCTTGCAATTGAGAGAAATTAGCATTTGCATCAGGCAACATTACATCACCGAGCATATCAACTTTCCCCTCTGTAATCCAACCAAATGGTCCACTATCTCCAGCGTTTAAATGATCTACATCCAAATTATCAACTCTTAATCTAGTCATTTTACTccatattaatttatctttatttgaatcattaaCATGAGAAACAAATTTTCTATGAATTGTAAACATTGAATTATCATATGTCCCACTTATACTATTAGCGTGTAAAATATCATATAATAACCAATGTTTTCTTAATCTTGGTAAATcacaattgaaaatactAATTTGAATCGGtctaaaatttttaggTTGATACATTGTGAATAAGACATCATTCATGacaaatttttctatttcaaaatcacCTGGTTTATGtttgtttaaataatttctagGATCGTCATTTTTTGCCCAATTTACATGAGTTCTATCAACGACCCCTCTTAAACCTGAGATTGATAGTTCATCTAATATCCCAGTACCATTAATCCATTTAGAGAAACttaatgatatttcaatttgatCTATTGTTAAATCATATTGTGTATAATTCCCATCATCGAAATCTCCTCTATTTATAAGAAGACCCGCACTTAACGCCAGTCTTGCTCTTTCAGCTGCTTCCTTTTGTGAACCTTTACCAAAACTTCTTGATAAATTAGGTCTTCTTGATATAAACACTTTATTGAAAGTTATTTTCCCAGATCTCCAATCAGGAACTATTGCATTTTCAAAAACCACAGAAACGCCTAAATTTTTAGTTAGAAATTCACCAACTTTCGTAGCTAAATATTCTTGagcaaataatgaattcatcaaataaatgattGCTGATAAGAAAGTTGTTGtagcaaataaaaatattaatgcaTTACTGAAAATCACCCATGATATTACAGTTCCAATGGTACCTTTACTTAAGGGGTCTGTTGATCTTGTTAATAGCCAtcttaaa
The window above is part of the Henningerozyma blattae CBS 6284 chromosome 2, complete genome genome. Proteins encoded here:
- the MDM31 gene encoding Mdm31p (similar to Saccharomyces cerevisiae MDM31 (YHR194W); ancestral locus Anc_4.359) — protein: MSLLRLGLKNYNTTKPFSITKIISNSSLNNILKTSFHTSRSIRKLPIHYNITNVSLINKTSLLSSIQNDNFNFNRSIHRSTTFLQQNNLHKNEPINNHDLKFITDRDRQLAKTQNIAKKLKINLRWLLTRSTDPLSKGTIGTVISWVIFSNALIFLFATTTFLSAIIYLMNSLFAQEYLATKVGEFLTKNLGVSVVFENAIVPDWRSGKITFNKVFISRRPNLSRSFGKGSQKEAAERARLALSAGLLINRGDFDDGNYTQYDLTIDQIEISLSFSKWINGTGILDELSISGLRGVVDRTHVNWAKNDDPRNYLNKHKPGDFEIEKFVMNDVLFTMYQPKNFRPIQISIFNCDLPRLRKHWLLYDILHANSISGTYDNSMFTIHRKFVSHVNDSNKDKLIWSKMTRLRVDNLDVDHLNAGDSGPFGWITEGKVDMLGDVMLPDANANFSQLQDIIHVIGDGILKEAKNYSEVLGSTIFLPENSSANKEIFSQIEPSEYMIIDLSVKLHNVKAEVPLFTSQLGYINNALIRPIVGYINSRRTYIPIRCRIIKNVSDFEGSWTVYDSLLLNDISEEVYNAFAEYVSDSRKKSQRIRRVGFWSLQLFIQIILLGVSAFA
- the PBI2 gene encoding Pbi2p (similar to Saccharomyces cerevisiae PBI2 (YNL015W); ancestral locus Anc_2.310) codes for the protein MSSKSYIVTLKDTVSEASVNSFKQSVQEIGGKIVDEFTLIKGFTVELPGTVQIQSLEEKNSETIQTVEVNGEVSIN
- the AMS1 gene encoding alpha-mannosidase (similar to Saccharomyces cerevisiae AMS1 (YGL156W); ancestral locus Anc_2.311) yields the protein MSYQSISYDPSFKPVQRIYEDRLRQFIQDGGDYKDLNLPKFYDFKRIRLDQNHVKVQWYQVPFEQGSSPVSPDKRPAWKEIIEKDSRGELNFQDASINQPFGPSWSTTWFKIELQIPQDWLESGEQLIFDWDCSNEGVVIDPKTLLPKTAFSGSERTEYRLPMDQKDGKYFFYIEAGNNGMFGCGEGSTINPPNDNRYFGLRMADIVWPDWEARALYYDFWMLGDAARELPGDSWQKNKARQLANNVMNIFDYNDRSSVKKCRDYLKANFYDEFLNDSKVYQKGNLDLLTNVYAMGNCHIDTAWLWPFAETRRKIVRSWSSQTTLMDEYPEYQFVASQAQQFKWLLQDHPEFFNDVLIPKVQQSKFFPIGGSWVENDTNMPSGESLARQFFFGQRFFLKHFGFKSNVFWLPDTFGYSSQVPQICQLSGINRFLTQKLSWNNINDFPHSTFNWAGIDGSQLLTHMPPGNTYTADSHFGDVLRTSRQNKTNEMYGSGLMLYGKGDGGGGPTREMLEKMRRIRSMSNKNGNIVPKLQVGTTIDQFYDDILKNTNNGKTLPTWNGELYFEFHRGTYTTQANTKRMMRLSEIKLHDLEWIATKTSILYPDNYQYPAKDINELWEHVLLCQFHDVLPGSCIEIVYKYESIPLLEYVVRKANDLIDAACEFLKSKTPASNLQLGTLPWSKHDLIVLPNEQKTNLSIKDRNDEIIMNNSKLNVIIDKKTGVITSITDVKTGVEYLDLKNGRNTLGANQFVMFDDKPLSWQAWDTELYSVNQYKYLNEVENVSILDNSENKVSVQVSLPLGNDCKIISTISLNSVTEKNSDESLISINTKVYNWNKRNEFLKVEFPVNIRNEYASYETQFGITKRPTHYNTSWDVAKFEVCHHKFADYSEYSKGVSILNDSKFGFSTHGNLMRLSLLRSSKAPDANADMGCHEINYAIYPHRDQLSASTVKLAFDFNYRFKYPIAESNVEKFNELVKLEGDRNVILSNIKRGEDDKSINSDYTLKPSEGKSVVVRLYESLGGESFTTLLTTLPIKKVEKIDNLEMYQLEQLNFRLADNQKKSYEIPLKLRPFEIASVKLYF
- the CDC43 gene encoding protein geranylgeranyltransferase type I subunit CDC43 (similar to Saccharomyces cerevisiae CDC43 (YGL155W); ancestral locus Anc_2.312), with protein sequence MSNEFRATLHLKFMGRHLMMLPPTYQSHDPNKMAIIYYSLCGIAATDKTQIETKYSKSREFILAHHKTIELKDDQKICTISGFIGTLTLDFQDNKVITINLSNTLFALLSLRILGETSFFENSKHKRHIGNLVKNCQLPDGSFVSSLDIDNGFKPSPVDSKDLRYTYMAISILYLMGSRSKQDFNEFIDVDLAVKNILNHQTLLGAFGEYNEPHAGYTSCALSALYLLNRSLNVLSESFKSKTISWLVFRQLSNEGCSKFQIDSNPSFDEADNGGFQGRPNKFADTCYAFWCMNSLKLLTDDWKNLIDTSAVLNYLLKTTQNTLIGGFSKNDDDDPDIYHTCLGIAALKLLDGSFDGSLCIPKYVSDTMVL